The Drosophila bipectinata strain 14024-0381.07 chromosome 2L, DbipHiC1v2, whole genome shotgun sequence genome has a segment encoding these proteins:
- the LOC108125553 gene encoding uncharacterized protein isoform X2: MAKPRKLKENAATIRTQGTKKLEESLLNKKNVVNHSVKKEESPTSHDSKESSKVPLNSVGSRTSLERASSRSSILDSERVSPSGQATIKKNSSKEVFINPTASTIWSKESLHAPKASTSSPKASLSAPKASSFKMSVKTSQATLGSVSFIEGKKSFSAKIGKSDSFRKFSVMNVRDKYTIYKLKNVPEQLPLKKFSIEEFESALSSEEDVEDILKKVIPKRTPRTSRTSSFSSSVNSTDGPIDKAVSIEPSIKSPESEMDIRKRSEALTLLKSIPTLNEISETTSMEQPQDNVRTRKSRPGKIRRLDPLEHVSSATFHSQYTSESIETRSENDRSSMEQSLINVASSSLESCDNSIDEDIESDGLWSPVQAVVFESPSAAGFPEGFADSLLEKELSIVSTKIRDTVELYLFELIDNVVGRIEASECYQSQRFDKIKLMEQLEELVADNLFERNRSEYLNQKIMEYYLRRCKYSLITPSKNSKMDEIQYRRYLTALNDLDFRMGVERLTQKIHKAETEKLKSQLEEAENQDEELTNRLEEVILSTVLSHGQDTERLDM, from the exons ATGGCCAAGCcaagaaaattaaaagaaaatgctGCTACAATTCGCACTCAAGGAACAAAGAAATTGGAAGAATcccttttaaataaaaagaatgtGGTTAACCATTCAGTTAAAAAAGAGGAATCTCCGACGAGCCATGATAGCAAAGAATCTTCAAAAGTCCCACTAAATTCAGTTGGCAGTAGGACATCTTTGGAGAGAGCTTCGTCAAGATCCAGTATTTTAGATTCGGAAAGGGTATCGCCTAGCGGTCAGGCTACCATAAAGAAAAATTCGAGCAAAGAAGTTTTTATCAATCCAACCGCCTCTACTATTTGGTCGAAAGAGTCCCTTCATGCTCCGAAAGCCTCCACATCGTCTCCAAAAGCTTCCCTTTCGGCTCCGAAAGCCTCTTCTTTCAAGATGAGCGTAAAAACATCTCAAGCCACATTGGGCTCCGTTTCCTTCATTGAGGGAAAGAAGTCCTTTAGCGCGAAAATAGGCAAGTCGGATAGTTTTCGCAAGTTTTCCGTTATGAATGTACGCGAtaaatatactatatataagCTAAAAAATGTTCCAGAACAATTGCCTTTAAAGAAATTCTCAATCGAAGAATTTGAGAGTGCTTTGAGTTCTGAGGAGGATGTAGAGGATATACTAAAAAAGGTTATACCTAAAAG aACTCCCAGAACTTCCAGAACGTCTAGTTTCTCCAGTAGTGTCAATTCTACCGATGGACCTATAGACAAAGCGGTTTCCATTGAACCTTCCATCAAGTCACCAGAATCTGAAATGGATATAAGAAAACGTTCTGAAGCATTAACCCTACTTAAGTCGATTCCTACTTTGAATGAAATAAGCGAAACAACATCCATGGAACAGCCACAGGATAATGTAAGGACCAGAAAGAGTCGACCGGGAAAGATCCGGCGTTTAGACCCACTGGAACACGTTTCCAGTGCCACCTTTCACTCCCAGTATACCTCCGAGTCGATTGAAACGCGTTCGGAGAACGATAGGTCCTCAATGGAACAAAGCCTAATAAATGTAGCCAGTTCTAGTTTGGAATCCTGTGATAATAGCATTGACGAAGACATTGAAAGTGATGGCTTGTGGTCTCCTGTGCAAGCGGTTGTCTTTGAAAGCCCAAGTGCTGCCGGGTTTCCGGAAGGTTTCGCCGATTCCCTTTTGGAAAAAGAGCTAAGTATTGTAAGCACTAAAATCAGAGATACTGTCGAACTATATCTGTTCGAGTTGATCGATAATGTAGTTGGTCGTATCGAAGCATCTGAATGCTATCAGTCTCAGAGATTCGACAAAATAAAACTCATGGAACAACTGGAGGAGCTGGTCGCAGACAATCTTTTCGAAAGAAATCGAAGTGAATACctaaaccaaaaaattatggaatacTATCTGCGGCGATGCAAATATTCGTTAATCACTCCCagtaaaaatagtaaaatggACGAGATCCAGTATCGTCGTTATCTTACTGCCTTGAATGATTTGGATTTTAGGATGGGAGTCGAAAGACTGACACAGAAAATTCACAAGGCGGAAACTGAGAAATTGAAGTCCCAACTGGAGGAGGCTGAAAATCAGGACGAGGAACTAACCAACCGTTTGGAGGAAGTAATCCTTAGTACAGTGTTGAGCCACGGTCAGGACACCGAACGTCTTGA TATGTGA
- the LOC108125553 gene encoding putative leucine-rich repeat-containing protein DDB_G0290503 isoform X1 gives MAKPRKLKENAATIRTQGTKKLEESLLNKKNVVNHSVKKEESPTSHDSKESSKVPLNSVGSRTSLERASSRSSILDSERVSPSGQATIKKNSSKEVFINPTASTIWSKESLHAPKASTSSPKASLSAPKASSFKMSVKTSQATLGSVSFIEGKKSFSAKIGKSDSFRKFSVMNVRDKYTIYKLKNVPEQLPLKKFSIEEFESALSSEEDVEDILKKVIPKRTPRTSRTSSFSSSVNSTDGPIDKAVSIEPSIKSPESEMDIRKRSEALTLLKSIPTLNEISETTSMEQPQDNVRTRKSRPGKIRRLDPLEHVSSATFHSQYTSESIETRSENDRSSMEQSLINVASSSLESCDNSIDEDIESDGLWSPVQAVVFESPSAAGFPEGFADSLLEKELSIVSTKIRDTVELYLFELIDNVVGRIEASECYQSQRFDKIKLMEQLEELVADNLFERNRSEYLNQKIMEYYLRRCKYSLITPSKNSKMDEIQYRRYLTALNDLDFRMGVERLTQKIHKAETEKLKSQLEEAENQDEELTNRLEEVILSTVLSHGQDTERLESYVKSVLSKMRMERNEISEVRLELIHKQHQFSYIMEKIEQINTISEDLQMHTYLSVEIEAQQLASNLNTRKAELTRMSNLITNKIHLISHLRCRRKLMSRKHRVAKKNLLDLQKQFLALRQKVHKGNILRNKIYSQINECRRQGGIINFPLLMKDYDDTMSYVEKKRGIIRNLRKRRSRVEKNINNVEGSIRILDSKSTIQLWD, from the exons ATGGCCAAGCcaagaaaattaaaagaaaatgctGCTACAATTCGCACTCAAGGAACAAAGAAATTGGAAGAATcccttttaaataaaaagaatgtGGTTAACCATTCAGTTAAAAAAGAGGAATCTCCGACGAGCCATGATAGCAAAGAATCTTCAAAAGTCCCACTAAATTCAGTTGGCAGTAGGACATCTTTGGAGAGAGCTTCGTCAAGATCCAGTATTTTAGATTCGGAAAGGGTATCGCCTAGCGGTCAGGCTACCATAAAGAAAAATTCGAGCAAAGAAGTTTTTATCAATCCAACCGCCTCTACTATTTGGTCGAAAGAGTCCCTTCATGCTCCGAAAGCCTCCACATCGTCTCCAAAAGCTTCCCTTTCGGCTCCGAAAGCCTCTTCTTTCAAGATGAGCGTAAAAACATCTCAAGCCACATTGGGCTCCGTTTCCTTCATTGAGGGAAAGAAGTCCTTTAGCGCGAAAATAGGCAAGTCGGATAGTTTTCGCAAGTTTTCCGTTATGAATGTACGCGAtaaatatactatatataagCTAAAAAATGTTCCAGAACAATTGCCTTTAAAGAAATTCTCAATCGAAGAATTTGAGAGTGCTTTGAGTTCTGAGGAGGATGTAGAGGATATACTAAAAAAGGTTATACCTAAAAG aACTCCCAGAACTTCCAGAACGTCTAGTTTCTCCAGTAGTGTCAATTCTACCGATGGACCTATAGACAAAGCGGTTTCCATTGAACCTTCCATCAAGTCACCAGAATCTGAAATGGATATAAGAAAACGTTCTGAAGCATTAACCCTACTTAAGTCGATTCCTACTTTGAATGAAATAAGCGAAACAACATCCATGGAACAGCCACAGGATAATGTAAGGACCAGAAAGAGTCGACCGGGAAAGATCCGGCGTTTAGACCCACTGGAACACGTTTCCAGTGCCACCTTTCACTCCCAGTATACCTCCGAGTCGATTGAAACGCGTTCGGAGAACGATAGGTCCTCAATGGAACAAAGCCTAATAAATGTAGCCAGTTCTAGTTTGGAATCCTGTGATAATAGCATTGACGAAGACATTGAAAGTGATGGCTTGTGGTCTCCTGTGCAAGCGGTTGTCTTTGAAAGCCCAAGTGCTGCCGGGTTTCCGGAAGGTTTCGCCGATTCCCTTTTGGAAAAAGAGCTAAGTATTGTAAGCACTAAAATCAGAGATACTGTCGAACTATATCTGTTCGAGTTGATCGATAATGTAGTTGGTCGTATCGAAGCATCTGAATGCTATCAGTCTCAGAGATTCGACAAAATAAAACTCATGGAACAACTGGAGGAGCTGGTCGCAGACAATCTTTTCGAAAGAAATCGAAGTGAATACctaaaccaaaaaattatggaatacTATCTGCGGCGATGCAAATATTCGTTAATCACTCCCagtaaaaatagtaaaatggACGAGATCCAGTATCGTCGTTATCTTACTGCCTTGAATGATTTGGATTTTAGGATGGGAGTCGAAAGACTGACACAGAAAATTCACAAGGCGGAAACTGAGAAATTGAAGTCCCAACTGGAGGAGGCTGAAAATCAGGACGAGGAACTAACCAACCGTTTGGAGGAAGTAATCCTTAGTACAGTGTTGAGCCACGGTCAGGACACCGAACGTCTTGAGTCT TATGTGAAAAGTGTCCTTAGCAAAATGAGAATGGAGCGAAATGAAATTTCAGAAGTGCGCCTTGAATTAATTCACAAGCAGCATCAGTTTTCCTACATAATGGAG AAAATTGAGCAAATAAATACAATCTCTGAAGATCTTCAAATGCACACATATCTTTCTGTGGAAATCGAGGCTCAACAATTAGCCAGTAATCTCAACA ccagaAAAGCTGAGCTGACGCGAATGTCAAACCTAATTACCAACAAAATCCATTTGATTTCCCATCTCAGATGTCGGCGGAAACTAATGTCTCGAAAGCACCGGGTAGCCAAAAAAAATCTGTTGGACCTGCAAAAGCAGTTCTTAGCCCTCCGCCAAAAAGTCCACAAGGGGAATATATtgcgaaataaaatttattcacaAATTAACGAGTGCCGTCGACAAGGAGGTATAATAAACTTCCCTCTATTGATGAAGGACTACGACGACACAATGAGTTATGTGGAAAAGAAGCGAGGTATTATTAGAAATCTAAGAAAACGCCGTAGCAGGGtggagaaaaatataaataatgtcGAAGGTTCGATTCGAATATTGGACTCAAAAAGCACAATTCAACTGTGGGATTAA
- the LOC108125577 gene encoding uncharacterized protein produces the protein MLFSLLFRLALVAGTVYGTQELDIWGPSTNSVDLLKAAKKELGPYAEDWKQSFCCWRCKACKDEPVDKPWRETLVDAWNDTIKKAFTALGVDVPNYYKRFQNDLADGIDDVVNINEEW, from the coding sequence ATGCTTTTCTCTTTACTCTTCCGATTGGCTTTGGTGGCTGGGACCGTTTATGGCACCCAGGAGCTGGACATCTGGGGCCCCTCCACCAACTCGGTGGATCTGCTAAAGGCGGCCAAAAAGGAGCTAGGTCCTTATGCAGAAGACTGGAAGCAATCGTTCTGCTGCTGGCGCTGCAAGGCCTGCAAGGATGAGCCGGTGGACAAACCGTGGCGGGAGACGTTGGTGGATGCCTGGAACGACACCATCAAGAAAGCCTTTACTGCTTTGGGTGTTGATGTCCCCAATTACTATAAACGGTTTCAGAATGATTTGGCCGATGGCATCGATGACGTAGTCAACATCAACGAGGAGTGGTAA
- the LOC108125616 gene encoding basic salivary proline-rich protein 1 produces the protein MWLNPSRLSGSQVVVVLLVLALTTEDVQAKRWSTGGGGKSRGGSLFGGGSSRRTSSSSSGSHSHSSVSHSSPSHHAAPAHHDPVRLSYPSSNHQTVSKVSSTQSHAAPKPSAPAPAIGWNVPKAQGPPPAYSASNPVGGAHTNIHEKPPAYNPSYRPAPPSYPAATQTHNTNLQSASRPATSSSSGSSGAHYYGGSGYRNRANSTGGFGGSSGGYTPITATNAHNVQSSYPRQSLPAGATYHPAGQIPAGATYHPAGHLPAGATYHPAGQVPHGATYYPTGQFPAGGSYHPAGGFPAGASYHPAGAVPHGATYYPQGPAGLPPGATFLPAGGALPAGATYYAQPPVVSQKSSGPGLGTGLIAGALGGAILGHALTPTHTRVVDHSYSGGGGGGGYGGGNSGGGDDKIIIINNGPPGSVTTTDAGSGTTVINTGGSQAAGVPPAPAAPAYGSQLPQPPSPGSAPLAPLPPAPGAAPLAPLGPLPPTPIDPASVASVNAAPPAPGTPADPNAPAPPTPPAPGAPADPNAPPAPGGLICVPVKVPQPDPKDPTKTIEVDQIACYPAPPPEPAVNGTQEAVPSPVAAGGAVQMAPIQATTPVNIPEGSVPLAPILPGGQPDIMKMPGLTSARLSAESGLKDAHNTAQQTLGHFGLVSSLVTLLVAYCLH, from the exons ATGTGGCTGAATCCTAGTCGGCTCAGTGGCAGccaggtggtggtggtgctacTTGTATTGGCACTGACCACCGAAGATGTCCAAGCCAAGCGCTGGTCTACTGGCGGCGGCGGTAAAAGCCGTGGAGGCTCCCTCTTCGGCGGAGGCAGCTCTCGCAGGACTTCGTCTTCCTCGTCCGGCTCGCATAGTCACTCTTCGGTGAGCCATTCGTCGCCCTCCCACCATGCAGCACCGGCGCACCACGATCCGGTGAGGCTATCCTACCCCAGCTCCAACCACCAGACAGTGAGCAAGGTGAGCAGCACCCAGTCGCACGCGGCTCCCAAGCCATCCGCACCAGCTCCCGCAATTGGATGGAACGTCCCCAAGGCGCAAGGACCCCCGCCGGCTTACTCTGCGTCGAATCCTGTGGGCGGCGCTCACACCAACATTCACGAGAAACCCCCGGCATACAATCCATCGTACAGACCTGCACCGCCCAGTTATCCTGCTGCCACCCAGACGCACAACACCAATCTCCAGAGCGCCTCTCGACCGGCCACCAGTTCCAGTTCTGGCTCCTCCGGCGCACATTACTACGGAGGAAGTGGCTACCGGAACCGAGCTAACTCTACTGGTGGTTTCGGCGGTTCATCCGGAGGTTACACTCCTATCACAGCCACCAATGCCCACAACGTGCAGTCCAGCTATCCCCGCCAGAGCTTGCCAGCCGGAGCCACTTACCATCCGGCTGGACAAATTCCCGCTGGTGCCACCTATCACCCAGCGGGTCATCTACCGGCAGGAGCCACTTACCATCCAGCGGGTCAGGTTCCACATGGTGCTACTTACTATCCGACAGGACAGTTTCCGGCCGGTGGCTCTTACCATCCGGCGGGAGGTTTCCCAGCCGGAGCCTCTTACCACCCAGCCGGCGCTGTTCCTCACGGAGCCACCTACTACCCACAGGGACCTGCAGGACTGCCACCGGGCGCCACCTTCCTGCCCGCCGGAGGAGCATTGCCCGCTGGAGCCACCTATTACGCACAGCCACCAGTGGTCTCCCAGAAGTCCTCTGGACCTGGATTGG GAACTGGTCTTATTGCTGGTGCTTTGGGTGGTGCCATTCTGGGACACGCCCTTACGCCCACTCATACTCGTGTCGTGGACCACTCCTACTctggcggcggtggtggaggAGGATATGGCGGTGGTAACTCTGGCGGTGGTGATGACAAGatcattattattaacaaCGGACCTCCCGGCTCGGTGACCACCACTGATGCGGGATCTGGCACCACGGTGATCAATACTGGTGGAAGTCAAGCGGCTGGTGTTCCTCCTGCTCCCGCAGCTCCTGCCTATGGATCTCAATTGCCCCAGCCACCATCTCCGGGCTCTGCTCCGCTGGCGCCTTTGCCACCTGCCCCTGGTGCTGCTCCGCTGGCCCCTCTGGGTCCTCTTCCCCCAACACCCATCGATCCTGCATCGGTTGCTTCCGTTAACGCTGCGCCTCCTGCACCAGGAACTCCTGCAGATCCCAATGCACCGGCACCTCCCACTCCTCCGGCTCCCGGAGCACCTGCTGATCCAAATGCGCCACCTGCCCCAGGTGGCCTTATCTGTGTGCCTGTGAAGGTGCCCCAGCCAGATCCTAAAGATCCCACCAAGACGATTGAGGTGGATCAGATTGCCTGCTATCCGGCGCCACCTCCAGAACCGGCTGTGAATGGTACCCAGGAAGCTGTGCCCTCTCCCGTTGCTGCCGGAGGGGCTGTGCAAATGGCCCCCATCCAGGCCACCACACCCGTAAACATTCCCGAGGGTTCCGTGCCCCTGGCCCCCATCTTGCCCGGTGGTCAGCCGGATATTATGAAAATGCCCGGACTCACATCCGCTCGATTGTCGGCGGAATCAGGCCTGAAGGATGCCCACAATACGGCCCAGCAGACCTTAGGTCATTTCGGCTTGGTCTCGTCTTTGGTAACCCTCCTGGTGGCCTACTGTCTCCATTAG
- the LOC108125552 gene encoding uncharacterized protein codes for MSLKPSRLSGSQVVVVLLLLALTTEDVQAKSLDGGDGGKSSGGGSSISSEESPRDGIMCFPIMLNETDPESPDKVREVELMVCLPVPLSKPEYFPPTTTPEPSVAFDDIGGGAEETGAEGADDGDSVKGSDASTDAPIEVASYVAGRASEVQALTA; via the coding sequence ATGTCGCTTAAACCTAGTCGGCTCAGTGGCAGccaggtggtggtggtgctacTTTTATTGGCACTGACTACCGAAGATGTCCAAGCCAAGAGCTTGGACGGTGGCGACGGTGGTAAAAGCAGTGGCGGAGGTTCATCTATTTCCAGTGAGGAATCTCCGCGCGATGGAATCATGTGCTTCCCCATCATGCTAAATGAAACAGATCCCGAGAGCCCGGATAAAGTTCGGGAAGTAGAACTAATGGTTTGCCTCCCAGTACCACTAAGTAAACCAGAGTACTTTCCACCCACCACAACCCCTGAGCCATCCGTTGCTTTTGACGATATTGGCGGTGGTGCTGAGGAAACGGGTGCCGAAGGAGCTGATGATGGCGATAGTGTGAAGGGCAGCGATGCATCTACAGATGCGCCCATCGAAGTGGCGAGTTATGTGGCAGGAAGAGCTTCAGAAGTTCAGGCCCTTACCGCTTGA
- the LOC108125562 gene encoding uncharacterized protein has translation MRSCYLALGLLLIVAASVEARGGRGRGGGSFGGLFGGWRKYKKPSSSGGGRRVISGSPVHTAMTVPKPPLPPPPPKPMIPPPKQQIPSYPRQQMPAGYGYGSYSTQGGGTFYSNAQGLPPGAVYYAQPPTGMNRGSGTGDFLTGMLAGHMMNNLLFGHRHHVSHVYHRNGEGDPSSQGTGRQIIIVNNGQPEGVAQNETSISQEVSPVASPKNPLTDENEEGEEEVGESGAEAAESEGESSPISSEESPESGTTPPPSLPSGGIICFPIMLNETDPESPDRVREVERIVCFPAPARNPENFPSTTTSEPPIVAGDIGGGAEETGAEGAGDGGSVEGSDASTDAPIEVASYVAGRASEVQALTF, from the exons atgagaTCCTGCTACTTGGCACTCGGTCTGCTGCTCATTGTGGCCGCTTCCGTTGAGGCCCGCGGTGGAAGGGGGCGTGGAGGGGGCTCGTTCGGTGGCCTGTTCGGTGGCTGGCGCAAGTACAAGAAGCCCTCGTCATCGGGCGGAGGGAGGCGAGTAATAAGTGGATCCCCGGTCCACACGGCTATGACGGTGCCGAAGCCGCCCCTGCCACCTCCGCCACCAAAGCCCATGATACCCCCGCCCAAACAGCAGATTCCAAGCTATCCACGTCAACAGATGCCAGCTGGATACGGCTATGGATCCTATTCGACCCAGGGAGGCGGAACCTTCTACTCCAACGCCCAGGGTCTCCCCCCGGGAGCTGTTTACTACGCCCAACCACCCACGGGAATGAATCGCGGATCAG GTACTGGAGATTTTCTGACTGGAATGCTGGCGGGTCACATGATGAACAACCTTCTGTTCGGGCACAGACACCATGTCAGTCATGTGTACCATAGAAATGGAGAGGGGGACCCGTCCAGTCAGGGCACTGGTCGGCAGATCATCATCGTTAACAATGGCCAACCGGAGGGAGTGGCCCAAAATGAAACTTCAATTTCCCAGGAAGTCTCGCCAGTGGCTTCTCCCAAAAATCCTTTAACTGACGAGAACGAGGAAGGGGAAGAGGAGGTGGGGGAGTCGGGGGCGGAGGCAGCTGAAAGCGAAGGCGAGAGTTCACCTATTTCCAGTGAGGAATCCCCAGAATCTGGGACAACTCCACCTCCGTCTCTGCCGAGCGGTGGAATCATTTGCTTCCCCATCATGCTAAATGAAACAGATCCCGAGAGCCCGGACAGAGTTCGGGAAGTAGAACGAATTGTTTGCTTCCCGGCACCAGCAAGAAATCCCGAGAATTTTCCATCCACCACAACCTCTGAGCCACCCATTGTTGCTGGCGATATTGGCGGTGGTGCTGAGGAAACTGGTGCCGAGGGAGCGGGTGATGGTGGTAGTGTGGAGGGCAGCGATGCATCTACAGATGCGCCCATCGAAGTGGCTAGTTATGTGGCAGGAAGAGCTTCGGAAGTTCAGGCTCTTACCTTTTGA
- the LOC108125551 gene encoding mitochondrial sodium/calcium exchanger protein, whose product MSFVNVSKVPCCCSTNKENLTALMLCHIIRREVSCRMLVQYVDYLNLCFCHLGISSIPMFGLIVICMLLFSFAMLHVLTKFFFIPNFVTIIQYAPMSTFGNCYLFFGLFFIMPYYLGDWPICDHKHGALCALQISKLIGDILKFFVVGVMVICIQGHRVEGVTLWSSMAFLLIIMGYLSKMISVRYKMMADGVFDPPYEHLFLFRSLFFVYTFILILVLVFVVSHETYKRKATRGSTEHETFSDIDSDDEILGDYQKMLTFSTKELWWNSVNGYTNLHDYFTPLKIIMIPPYTLLAHVIPVLTDRRYLHGWSKYVVCSSLILFPFVCIPVCFSGPIWILILTISWFSSVLVFISTHSLRRPNFVWIFAVIGILISSVTMTLLSREVENLIWQYIRMRYRMDPDHIPLMYFGICEVFCLAIIVSDLQQRRMSDASFGVVVSLLTYTTCLIFPFLYYQGCYNTKTEIAITAKTETSVQFIFLILTTSVLHISMSGYEFRMSLFFYLSGMTAMYVIYQWMIHYNWVQPLATLIRHQ is encoded by the exons ATGTCGTTTGTGAACGTATCAAAAGTG CCATGCTGCTGCAGCACGAACAAGGAAAATTTGACAGCCCTTATGTTATGCCATATAATACGACGGGAAGTTAGTTGCAGGATGTTGGTGCAGTATGTAGACTATTTAAATTTGTGCTTCTGCCACTTGGGGATTTCTAGTATACCAATGTTTGGCCTGATTGTCATATGCATGTTACTCTTCTCCTTCGCCATGTTGCATGTCCTGACCAAATTCTT CTTTATTCCCAATTTTGTTACTATAATTCAGTATGCTCCGATGAGCACTTTCGGAAATTGTTACCTCTTCTTTGGATTATTCTTCATTATGCCATATTACCTGGGTGACTGGCCCATCTGCGATCACAAGCACGGAGCTCTTTGCGCTCTCCAGATTTCCAAGCTTATAGGGGACATTTTGAAGTTCTTTGTGGTGGGGGTGATGGTAATCTGTATCCAAGGACATCGGGTGGAAGGCGTTACCCTTTGGTCCTCCATGGCCTTCCTATTGATAATAATGGGATATCTGTCCAAAATGATCTCCGTCAGATACAAAATGATGGCCGATGGCGTTTTCGATCCTCCCTACGAGCACTTGTTCCTGTTTCGGTCGCTGTTTTTCGTGTACACCTTTATTTTAATCCTAGTGTTGGTGTTTGTTGTGTCACATGAAACGTACAAAAGGAAGGCAACCAGGGGTTCAACTGAGCATGAGACCTTTTCAGACATAGATAGTGATGATGAGATACTGGGCGACTACCAGAAGATGCTGACTTTTTCGACCAAAGAATTGTGGTGGAATTCAGTGAATGGATATACCAATTTGCACGATTACTTCACGCCATTAAAGATTATTATG ATACCGCCCTATACTCTGTTGGCCCATGTTATTCCGGTTCTAACCGACAGAAGATATCTCCATGGCTGGAGCAAATACGTTGTCTGTTCGAGTTTGATTTTATTCCCGTTCGTGTGCATTCCGGTTTGTTTCAGTGGCCCCATCTGGATTCTGATACTCACGATTAGCTGGTTCTCCAGTGTCCTGGTCTTCATTTCCACGCACTCCTTGCGACGTCCAAACTTTGTTTGGATATTCGCCGTTATCGGAATACTGATTAGTTCTGTGACGATGACTCTGCTGAGCCGCGAGGTGGAAAACCTAATCTGGCAGTATATCCGGATGCGCTACAGAATGGACCCCGATCACATACCCTTGATGTACTTTGGCATATGCGAGGTTTTCTGTTTGGCGATTATTGTGAGTGACCTCCAGCAGAGGAGAATGTCGGATGCCTCCTTCGGAGTCGTGGTGAGCCTGCTCACCTATACCACCTGTTTGATTTTTCCCTTCCTGTACTACCAAGGATGCTACAATACCAAAACTGAG ATAGCTATTACGGCTAAAACTGAGACTTCTGTACAGTTTATATTCCTTATATTGACGACCAGTGTGCTGCACATCTCCATGAGTGGCTATGAGTTTCGAATGTcgcttttcttttatttgagTGGAATGACCGCTATGTATGTTATATACCAGTGGATGATACACTATAATTGGGTTCAACCCCTTGCCACATTAATAAGGCACCAATGA